A section of the Streptomyces xinghaiensis S187 genome encodes:
- a CDS encoding membrane-associated oxidoreductase — MSETNDLTPAEARIWRAFPRGEPVDFRAAGEEDPALGGTWGAERIVRASVLRTLLVKAPQEEGQIAALKIAGVRITGVLDLKYAVVEAPIRLSHCRFDDVPDLYGARLRQLNLSNSVLPGLTSATVRVDGVLRMTDCRVRGPVRLGGAQISGALFMERAEFTAPDDSEPVLQLNQAAIGDDVWAPEMRAHGQVRLTGASVTGRTNIQDAEFDNPGGTALDAQNLTVAAHVRARRLRTRGRIDLRGSRISDRLDLVQAHLSHPGDTALRASSCVFGELWLHGGGRIEGALNLRRSRIEILALEPEMLPDQVFLSNLTYTVLAPHEPAERRLPMLERDGDRYEPYVYEQLTAAYRHVGDDDAARLVQLAKQRRRRATLTWYGRLWGYVQDAAVGYGFRPLRAAVWLLSLMTIGSIAYGLDHPRPVKADEAPDFNVVFYTLDLLLPVISFGQEAAFAPEGGHQWLSYALIITGWILATAIVAGPAGHETAAHETLAEALRSSVKTTEPSTVSVTKIGNPIPRSVCSATLEANREGPRRCSGRSTGNVCSTRTSG, encoded by the coding sequence GTGAGCGAGACCAACGATCTGACACCGGCCGAGGCACGCATATGGAGGGCTTTCCCGCGCGGCGAGCCCGTGGATTTCCGCGCCGCCGGGGAAGAGGATCCGGCGCTCGGCGGTACCTGGGGCGCGGAGCGGATCGTACGGGCGAGTGTCCTGCGGACGCTTCTGGTCAAGGCGCCGCAGGAGGAGGGGCAGATCGCCGCGCTCAAGATCGCGGGTGTGCGGATCACCGGCGTATTGGATCTCAAGTACGCGGTGGTCGAAGCCCCTATCCGGCTGAGCCACTGCAGGTTCGACGACGTTCCCGACCTCTACGGTGCCCGGCTGCGCCAGCTCAATCTGAGCAATTCCGTTCTTCCGGGTCTGACCTCGGCGACCGTGCGGGTCGACGGAGTGCTGCGGATGACGGACTGTCGTGTGCGGGGGCCGGTACGGCTCGGCGGGGCCCAGATCTCCGGGGCGCTGTTCATGGAGCGGGCGGAGTTCACCGCGCCGGACGACTCCGAGCCGGTGCTGCAACTCAACCAAGCCGCGATCGGAGACGACGTGTGGGCGCCGGAGATGCGCGCCCACGGCCAGGTGCGGCTTACCGGCGCCTCCGTAACCGGGCGGACGAACATTCAGGACGCCGAGTTCGACAACCCCGGCGGCACCGCGCTCGACGCGCAGAACCTCACCGTGGCAGCCCACGTACGGGCGCGGCGCCTGCGCACGCGGGGCCGGATCGATCTCCGGGGCTCGCGCATATCGGACCGTCTCGACCTGGTCCAAGCGCACCTGTCGCATCCGGGCGACACGGCACTGCGGGCGAGCAGTTGTGTCTTCGGTGAACTCTGGCTGCACGGCGGCGGTCGTATCGAGGGCGCCCTGAACCTCAGGCGGTCCCGCATCGAGATCCTGGCCCTCGAACCAGAGATGCTGCCGGACCAGGTGTTTCTCAGCAATCTCACCTACACCGTGCTCGCCCCGCACGAGCCCGCCGAGCGCCGTCTTCCGATGCTGGAGCGGGACGGCGACCGCTATGAGCCGTACGTCTACGAGCAGTTGACGGCGGCCTACCGCCACGTCGGTGATGACGACGCGGCCCGGCTCGTCCAGCTCGCGAAGCAGCGCCGCCGGCGCGCCACCCTCACTTGGTACGGACGGCTGTGGGGATACGTGCAGGATGCCGCCGTCGGCTACGGCTTCCGCCCGTTGCGCGCGGCCGTCTGGCTGCTGTCCCTCATGACCATCGGCTCGATCGCGTATGGCCTGGACCACCCACGCCCCGTCAAGGCGGACGAGGCCCCCGACTTCAACGTCGTCTTTTACACTCTCGATCTACTCCTGCCGGTCATCAGCTTCGGCCAAGAGGCGGCCTTCGCCCCCGAGGGCGGACATCAGTGGCTGTCGTACGCCCTGATCATCACCGGCTGGATCCTGGCCACGGCGATCGTCGCGGGCCCAGCCGGCCATGAGACCGCTGCGCACGAAACCCTTGCAGAGGCCCTCCGATCTTCCGTAAAGACCACTGAACCATCAACCGTCAGTGTGACGAAAATCGGGAACCCGATACCTCGTTCTGTCTGTTCTGCGACGCTGGAGGCCAATCGAGAGGGGCCGCGGCGATGCAGTGGAAGATCCACGGGGAACGTCTGCTCTACGAGAACGAGTGGGTGA
- a CDS encoding MFS transporter, with amino-acid sequence MNHKAAGTAEPAYVPDPNRWKALAVCLLSGFITLLDISIVNVGLPSIREGLDAPESDIQWVLSGYALALGLLLVPAGRIGDARGRRRMFMIGMSLFTVASALCGAAQSSTWLVLARFLQGLAGGILTPQVSALIQQMFRGAERGRAFGYFGTVIGLSTAVGPVLGGVIIQIFGPEQGWRWIFYVNLPVCLLALVLARFLLPGPENATKPCARDLDPVGILLLGAGVALLLLPLVEAQQWRGAGKWLLIPAALVFLAVFVRWELRQARHAQPLVDMGLFGLRSYALGSLIMLFYFAGFTSIFFVFTLYLQSGLGYSALQAGLSITPFALGSALAAAFSGRFVHRYGRALVVAGLLAVAAGLGGVMLAVYQVPGHQAGLAMALPLLLAGLGGGSVISPNQTLTLAEVPPAQGGSAGGVLQTGQRIGSATGIAVAGSVFFASLGAGGNGDGDWAAAFRHSLGVSVALVTLALAVAVLDLRARRAAAWPGS; translated from the coding sequence GTGAACCACAAGGCTGCCGGCACGGCCGAGCCCGCGTACGTCCCCGACCCCAACCGCTGGAAGGCGCTCGCCGTCTGCCTGCTCTCGGGGTTCATCACGCTGCTCGACATCTCGATCGTCAACGTCGGGCTGCCCTCCATCCGCGAGGGACTGGATGCGCCCGAGAGCGACATCCAGTGGGTGCTCTCCGGCTACGCCCTCGCGCTGGGCCTGCTGCTGGTGCCCGCCGGACGGATCGGGGACGCCCGGGGCCGGCGCCGGATGTTCATGATCGGGATGAGCCTGTTCACCGTGGCCAGCGCCTTGTGCGGGGCGGCGCAGTCCTCCACCTGGCTGGTGCTCGCCCGGTTCCTGCAGGGGCTCGCGGGCGGCATCCTCACCCCGCAGGTCTCGGCGCTCATCCAGCAGATGTTCCGCGGGGCCGAACGCGGCCGCGCCTTCGGCTACTTCGGCACCGTCATCGGGCTCTCCACGGCTGTCGGTCCGGTGCTCGGCGGGGTCATCATCCAGATCTTCGGGCCGGAGCAGGGCTGGCGGTGGATCTTCTACGTCAACCTGCCGGTCTGCCTGCTCGCCCTGGTGCTGGCGCGCTTCCTGCTGCCCGGTCCGGAGAACGCGACCAAGCCCTGCGCGCGCGACCTGGACCCGGTCGGCATCCTGCTCCTCGGCGCCGGCGTGGCGCTGCTGCTGCTCCCCCTGGTCGAGGCGCAGCAGTGGCGGGGCGCGGGCAAATGGCTGCTGATCCCGGCCGCGCTGGTGTTCCTCGCGGTCTTCGTCCGGTGGGAGCTGCGGCAGGCGCGGCACGCCCAACCGCTGGTCGACATGGGGCTGTTCGGGCTGCGCTCCTACGCGCTGGGGTCGCTCATCATGCTGTTCTACTTCGCCGGGTTCACCTCGATCTTCTTCGTCTTCACGCTCTACCTCCAGTCGGGGCTGGGCTACAGCGCCCTGCAGGCCGGGCTGTCCATCACGCCCTTCGCCCTCGGATCGGCGCTCGCGGCGGCGTTCAGCGGGCGCTTCGTCCACCGGTACGGGCGGGCGCTGGTCGTCGCCGGGCTGCTGGCGGTGGCGGCCGGGCTGGGCGGTGTGATGCTGGCGGTGTACCAGGTGCCGGGCCACCAGGCGGGCTTGGCCATGGCGCTGCCGCTGCTCCTCGCGGGGCTGGGCGGCGGCTCGGTCATCTCGCCCAACCAGACGCTGACGCTCGCCGAGGTCCCGCCCGCGCAGGGCGGAAGCGCCGGCGGGGTGCTGCAGACGGGCCAGCGGATCGGGTCGGCCACGGGCATCGCCGTCGCGGGAAGTGTCTTCTTCGCGAGCCTGGGCGCGGGAGGGAACGGGGACGGGGACTGGGCGGCCGCCTTCCGCCACAGCCTCGGTGTCTCCGTGGCGCTGGTGACCCTGGCACTGGCGGTCGCGGTGCTCGACCTGCGGGCCCGCCGGGCGGCGGCGTGGCCGGGGTCCTGA
- a CDS encoding cytochrome P450 — protein sequence MTLDLSPDSGARDAGPPVPVPAVGLAERLRGGVSFRRDQLGFLQWAARTHGDIVRFRLFGIPMIMLNHPDHIYRVLVEQRTKYDKDALLYRLVRPVLRDGLIGNPGGELWQRQRRLMQPSFRPVIVARFAENMTDETTAMLERWERQYAPGAVVNVHEEFGELALRIVNRSLFSARVGRAARDFAEAFTEANALLGRFFKFPFPPLTVPTPAHRRLRRAIDRMDAFVASFVQRRTAEPGDEVDLLTLLMNAVDEDGDGRGMEPEQLHHEVLNLVVGAYETTTNALSWIFYLLAAHPEVERKLHEEADAVLGGRVPRFEDMARTPYARSVVEETLRLYSPAWQFMRRARTEDRIGGFHIPARSNIYLNSYVLHRHPQLWDDPESFDPGRFSPERSAGRPRHAYMPFGGGERICIGQHFALTELHLVLLTLVRRHRFRLPPGQPPVRPQPLITLHPEGGVPLEVHPR from the coding sequence ATGACCTTGGATCTGTCACCGGACAGCGGGGCCCGGGACGCCGGTCCCCCCGTCCCGGTCCCGGCCGTGGGGCTCGCGGAGCGGCTGCGGGGAGGCGTCAGCTTCCGCCGCGACCAGCTCGGCTTCCTGCAGTGGGCGGCCCGGACCCACGGCGACATCGTGCGGTTCCGCCTCTTCGGCATCCCCATGATCATGCTGAACCACCCGGACCACATCTACCGGGTGCTCGTCGAACAGCGCACGAAGTACGACAAGGACGCGCTGCTCTACCGCCTGGTCCGCCCGGTGCTGCGGGACGGTCTGATCGGCAACCCGGGCGGTGAGCTGTGGCAGCGCCAGCGCCGGCTGATGCAGCCCTCGTTCCGGCCGGTGATCGTCGCCAGGTTCGCCGAGAACATGACCGACGAGACGACCGCGATGCTGGAGCGCTGGGAGCGGCAGTACGCGCCGGGCGCGGTGGTGAACGTCCACGAGGAGTTCGGCGAGCTGGCGCTGCGGATCGTCAACCGTTCGCTGTTCAGCGCCCGGGTCGGCCGCGCGGCGCGGGACTTCGCGGAGGCGTTCACCGAGGCGAACGCGCTGCTGGGCCGCTTCTTCAAGTTCCCCTTCCCGCCGCTGACCGTGCCCACCCCGGCCCACCGGCGGCTGCGCCGGGCCATCGACCGGATGGACGCCTTCGTCGCCTCCTTCGTCCAGCGGCGCACGGCCGAGCCGGGCGACGAGGTGGATCTGCTCACGCTGCTGATGAACGCGGTGGACGAGGACGGTGACGGCCGGGGGATGGAGCCGGAGCAGCTCCACCACGAGGTGCTGAATCTGGTCGTCGGCGCCTACGAGACCACCACCAACGCGCTCTCCTGGATCTTCTATCTGCTCGCCGCGCACCCGGAGGTCGAGCGGAAGCTGCACGAGGAGGCGGACGCCGTGCTCGGCGGCCGGGTGCCGCGCTTCGAGGACATGGCCCGCACCCCGTACGCGCGTTCGGTCGTGGAGGAGACGTTACGGCTGTACTCGCCCGCCTGGCAGTTCATGCGCCGGGCGCGGACGGAGGACCGCATCGGCGGCTTCCACATCCCCGCCCGGTCGAACATCTATCTCAACAGCTATGTGCTGCACCGGCATCCGCAGCTGTGGGACGACCCGGAGTCCTTCGACCCCGGCCGGTTCAGCCCCGAGCGGTCCGCCGGCCGTCCCCGGCACGCCTACATGCCGTTCGGCGGCGGTGAACGCATTTGCATCGGCCAGCACTTCGCCCTGACGGAGCTCCACCTGGTGCTGCTCACCCTCGTCCGGCGGCACCGTTTCCGGCTGCCGCCCGGACAGCCGCCGGTGCGCCCGCAGCCGCTGATCACCCTGCATCCCGAGGGTGGCGTCCCCCTGGAGGTGCACCCCCGGTGA
- a CDS encoding terpene synthase family protein: MNGSPQQETRAGTGAEASAEAGVDAVHGPEDGSGPGSESGSASRPGAAQPPEIHCPFPSEMSPHAEHAEAHLDAWVARFEVVRGTVARERFGRAGFAQFAARTYPTADRACLDLVADWFGWLFLVDDQLDDGRVGRDIDSARRAMDGLLRVLDREGPAEGERPPGEPPLAWALRDLWHRTASRATPAWRRRFTGHLAACLEAACWEAENRIAGVVPGEAEYIEQRRHTGAIYVCMDLIDIVGDLDLPEAVHAGEPFQAVLRASSDVVVWTNDWYSLGKEMALGEYHNLVRVVAHARRLTLREALEHTAAAISAETRRYLGHRERLLAAHPEHRAALTTCLAGMESWMRGNLDWSRATLRYRERERGGLPAYLEATLAPAGTEGGT, translated from the coding sequence GTGAACGGATCCCCACAGCAGGAGACACGGGCGGGGACGGGCGCGGAGGCGAGCGCGGAGGCCGGGGTGGACGCCGTCCACGGGCCGGAGGACGGGTCCGGGCCCGGGTCCGAGTCCGGGTCCGCATCCCGGCCCGGAGCGGCTCAGCCCCCGGAGATCCACTGCCCGTTCCCCTCGGAGATGAGCCCGCACGCGGAGCACGCCGAGGCCCATCTGGACGCGTGGGTGGCCCGGTTCGAGGTGGTCCGGGGCACCGTGGCGCGCGAACGCTTCGGCCGTGCCGGGTTCGCGCAGTTCGCCGCCCGCACGTACCCGACGGCCGACCGGGCCTGCCTGGATCTGGTCGCCGACTGGTTCGGGTGGCTCTTCCTCGTCGACGACCAGCTGGACGACGGGCGGGTCGGCCGCGACATCGACAGCGCCCGCCGGGCGATGGACGGCCTGCTCCGGGTCCTGGACCGGGAGGGCCCCGCCGAGGGCGAACGGCCGCCGGGCGAGCCGCCGCTGGCGTGGGCGCTGCGCGATCTGTGGCACCGCACCGCGAGCCGCGCCACCCCCGCCTGGCGGCGCCGTTTCACCGGCCATCTCGCGGCCTGTCTGGAGGCCGCCTGCTGGGAGGCGGAGAACCGCATCGCGGGGGTCGTGCCGGGCGAGGCCGAGTACATCGAGCAGCGGCGCCACACCGGGGCGATCTACGTATGCATGGACCTCATCGACATCGTCGGGGACCTCGACCTCCCCGAGGCCGTCCACGCCGGTGAGCCCTTCCAGGCGGTCCTGCGGGCCTCCAGTGACGTGGTCGTGTGGACGAACGACTGGTACTCGCTGGGCAAGGAGATGGCGCTGGGCGAGTACCACAACCTGGTACGGGTCGTGGCGCATGCCCGGCGCCTGACCCTGCGGGAGGCGCTGGAGCACACGGCCGCCGCCATCTCCGCCGAGACCCGGCGCTATCTGGGCCACCGGGAACGGCTGCTGGCGGCCCACCCGGAGCACCGGGCCGCCCTCACCACCTGCCTGGCGGGCATGGAGTCGTGGATGCGCGGCAATCTGGACTGGTCACGGGCGACCCTGCGCTACCGGGAGCGGGAACGGGGCGGCCTCCCGGCCTATCTGGAGGCGACCCTCGCGCCGGCGGGCACCGAAGGAGGGACGTGA
- a CDS encoding polyprenyl synthetase family protein → MTGRTGARTETRGTPPAEPGPGGTAPPPPPAPPVAVALAHEIVPPALLDWIARLGPDLATLCGYQMGLCDAEGAPGRPGPAAGPDRRTPEGTDASGRPGGGKLVRPALALATAAAAGAEPKEALPAALAAELVHNFTLLHDDVMDGDRVRRHRPAAWVRFGTPLAILAGDGLLALAFEVLSSHPAPGGAEVTGDLARALRQLCLGQGRDLLAAAVPPTAGSAPPGSPGAAPGTEDTAAGTVPEISPEDCLRTLEAKTGALLGFACRAGAAYAGAPLAAQEAFERFGSRLGLAFQLQDDVLGIWGRPGRTGKPALSDLRARKRSAPVVAALASGTAPGRRLAKLYARPDPLGEDELALAADLVEAAGGRDWTLAEAERWREAGWESLRPLELSATGLAGLRELTGRLTDRSS, encoded by the coding sequence ATGACCGGCCGGACCGGCGCCCGGACGGAGACCCGGGGGACACCGCCCGCGGAGCCGGGCCCGGGCGGGACCGCTCCCCCGCCCCCTCCGGCCCCGCCGGTGGCCGTCGCCCTCGCCCATGAGATCGTTCCGCCCGCCCTCCTGGACTGGATCGCCCGGCTCGGCCCGGACCTGGCCACGCTGTGCGGGTACCAGATGGGACTGTGCGACGCGGAGGGCGCGCCGGGCCGGCCCGGGCCGGCAGCGGGCCCGGACCGTCGTACTCCCGAGGGCACGGACGCCTCCGGGCGTCCGGGGGGCGGCAAGCTCGTGCGTCCCGCTCTCGCGCTGGCCACCGCCGCCGCTGCCGGGGCGGAGCCCAAAGAGGCGTTACCGGCCGCGCTCGCCGCCGAACTCGTCCACAACTTCACGCTGTTGCACGACGACGTGATGGACGGCGACCGCGTACGGCGCCACCGGCCCGCCGCCTGGGTGCGCTTCGGCACCCCGCTGGCCATCCTCGCCGGTGACGGTCTGCTGGCCCTCGCCTTCGAGGTGCTCTCCTCGCACCCGGCGCCCGGCGGCGCCGAAGTGACCGGCGATCTCGCCCGCGCCCTGCGGCAGTTGTGTCTCGGCCAGGGCCGCGACCTGCTGGCCGCGGCGGTCCCGCCCACGGCGGGAAGCGCGCCGCCCGGCTCCCCCGGGGCGGCCCCGGGGACGGAGGACACGGCGGCCGGGACCGTTCCGGAGATCAGCCCCGAGGACTGCCTGCGCACGCTGGAGGCCAAGACGGGTGCGCTGCTGGGCTTCGCCTGCCGGGCGGGCGCGGCCTACGCGGGCGCGCCGCTTGCCGCGCAGGAGGCGTTCGAGCGGTTCGGGTCCCGGCTCGGACTGGCGTTCCAGCTCCAGGACGACGTCCTCGGCATCTGGGGGCGCCCCGGCCGCACCGGCAAACCGGCTCTCTCCGATCTGCGGGCGCGCAAGCGGAGCGCGCCGGTGGTCGCCGCCCTCGCTTCCGGCACGGCTCCGGGCCGCCGGCTGGCGAAGCTCTACGCGCGCCCGGATCCGCTCGGCGAGGACGAACTCGCGCTCGCCGCCGACCTGGTGGAGGCGGCCGGAGGCCGCGACTGGACCCTGGCCGAGGCGGAACGGTGGCGGGAGGCGGGCTGGGAGAGCCTGCGCCCGCTGGAGCTGTCCGCGACGGGCCTCGCCGGTCTGCGGGAACTCACCGGCCGCCTCACCGACCGCTCCTCCTAG
- a CDS encoding cytochrome P450 has protein sequence MPPRPSPQSAPDPAAASGPQPSRAPGTAAADERGAPRAIPVARPVKGPDGSRPRFSSDQIGFLERAAAEYGDIFRFRLFGMPVIVLNNPDHIHRVLVGNRHKYDKEVLLYKLVRPVLRNGLITNPGGELYMRQRRMMQPAFRPAVVARFADGMTDETNSMLERWRDRYRPGQVADLSAEFSELTLHIVTRTLFSAQVGETARRFAEAFTETNDILGRFFRFPFPPLSVPTPAHRRLRRAIRRMDDCVSAFIERSSTPANAPDTTGPDAGAGKKPGHGIDLLHLLMNAVDEEDGGGMDFEQLHHEVLNIVVGAYETTTNAMAWAFQVLAERPDVEARLHEEIDTVLDGRPPGMDDLRRTPYARRVVEETLRMYSPAWQFMRRAREEDVLGGHRIPAGSNIYINSYLLHRRPEYWEDPEVFDPDRFTPERSKDRNRHAYMPFGAGERICIGQHFALVELQLVLLAIAQRYRFTLPPGQPPVRPKPLTTLHPGGGVHLEVRPRSGGDGGTPPAHDGGDGGGEAQDGRPGPAADPRSAS, from the coding sequence TTGCCCCCACGTCCCTCCCCGCAGTCCGCCCCCGACCCCGCCGCGGCCTCCGGCCCGCAACCGTCCCGGGCACCGGGCACCGCCGCCGCGGACGAACGGGGCGCTCCCCGCGCCATACCCGTCGCCCGCCCGGTGAAGGGCCCCGACGGCAGCCGCCCCCGCTTCAGCAGCGACCAGATCGGCTTCCTGGAGCGGGCCGCGGCGGAGTACGGGGACATCTTCCGGTTCCGGCTGTTCGGGATGCCCGTCATCGTCCTGAACAACCCCGACCACATCCACCGGGTACTCGTCGGCAACCGGCACAAGTACGACAAAGAGGTGCTGCTCTACAAGCTGGTCCGCCCGGTGCTGCGCAACGGGCTCATCACCAACCCCGGCGGTGAGCTCTACATGCGCCAGCGCCGCATGATGCAGCCCGCGTTCCGCCCGGCCGTGGTGGCCCGGTTCGCCGACGGCATGACGGACGAGACGAACAGCATGCTCGAGCGCTGGCGGGACCGGTACCGCCCGGGTCAAGTGGCGGACCTCAGCGCGGAGTTCAGCGAGCTGACCCTGCACATCGTCACGCGCACGCTGTTCAGCGCCCAGGTCGGCGAGACGGCACGCCGCTTCGCCGAGGCCTTCACGGAGACCAACGACATCCTGGGCCGCTTCTTCCGCTTCCCGTTCCCCCCGCTCTCCGTGCCGACCCCGGCGCACCGGCGGCTGCGCCGGGCGATCCGGCGCATGGACGACTGCGTGTCCGCGTTCATCGAACGCAGCAGCACCCCCGCGAACGCCCCGGACACCACCGGCCCGGACGCCGGCGCCGGGAAGAAGCCCGGCCACGGCATCGATCTGCTGCACCTGCTGATGAACGCCGTCGACGAAGAGGACGGCGGCGGCATGGACTTCGAACAGCTGCACCACGAGGTGCTCAACATCGTCGTCGGCGCCTACGAGACGACCACCAACGCCATGGCCTGGGCCTTCCAGGTCCTCGCGGAGCGCCCGGACGTCGAGGCCCGGCTGCACGAGGAGATCGACACGGTGCTGGACGGACGGCCGCCCGGCATGGACGATCTGCGCCGCACCCCGTATGCCCGCAGGGTCGTCGAGGAGACGCTGCGCATGTACTCGCCCGCCTGGCAGTTCATGCGGCGGGCCCGCGAGGAGGACGTGCTCGGCGGCCACCGCATCCCCGCCGGGTCGAACATCTACATCAACAGCTACCTCCTGCACCGCCGCCCGGAGTACTGGGAGGACCCGGAGGTCTTCGACCCGGACCGCTTCACCCCCGAGCGGTCGAAGGACCGGAACCGGCACGCGTACATGCCGTTCGGCGCGGGGGAACGCATCTGCATCGGGCAGCACTTCGCGCTGGTGGAGCTGCAGCTCGTGCTGCTGGCCATCGCCCAGCGCTACCGCTTCACGCTGCCGCCGGGCCAGCCACCGGTACGGCCAAAGCCGCTGACCACTCTGCACCCCGGCGGCGGCGTCCATCTGGAGGTCCGGCCGCGGTCCGGCGGCGACGGCGGCACTCCCCCGGCGCACGACGGCGGCGACGGCGGCGGCGAGGCACAGGACGGCCGGCCCGGCCCGGCCGCGGACCCGCGGAGCGCCTCATGA